A DNA window from Methylobacterium sp. NMS14P contains the following coding sequences:
- a CDS encoding MGH1-like glycoside hydrolase domain-containing protein has translation MTKPDGVPPHLFETAEGRRLVEARSDPAWRRWGPYLSDRQWGTVREDYSPKGDAWDYLPHDHARSRAYRWGEDGIGGFGDRHLNWCLSLALWNGRDPILKERLFGLTNQEGNHGEDVKELYYYLDGIPTHAFMRMLYKYPQGAFPYGRLVEENARRGLDDPEFELLDTGLFEEGRYFDVEIAYAKAAPDDILMRVTATNRGPDAADLTLLPQLWARNTWSWKQGTPRPELMAGSEGSVWARHPEMPTFRFFADGAGDLLFTENETNTHRLFGSGPAEGFYKDGIDRCVVGGDRDAVNALSGTKCAARYDLHLGPGETRSVRLRLRAETAPGAPFADFDAVFAAREAEADDFYGALQAPIVDPEMRLVQRQALAGMLWSKQLYHYDVREWLAGDPAQPAPAPERRHGRNADWAHLRANDIISMPDAWEYPWFASWDLALQAIVFGLIDPDFAKNQLLLLVDEAYTHPNAALPAYEWGFGDANPPVHALAAWRVFELDRALTGRPDHAFLKRIFNKLTLNFTWWVNRKDSDDRNLFQGGFLGLDNIGIFDRSKPVGDGATLTQSDATAWMATYALNLMRIAIELALDDPTFEDMAEKFFEHFLLIAGATGAGVWDEPDGFFYDVIETRDGQRLPIRARTMVGLIPIFAVAVINECDLARLPSLRNRMVFFLKNRPDLATLVSRWNEPGAGQTALLSLLRGHRLKALLHRALDPNEFLSDYGLRAVSRVYADEPFRFAWDGRDLGLAYEPAESRSRLFGGNSNWRGPVWMPVNYLLIAGLNRFHDYYGPDFRVEAPTGSGRTYALREIAAHLSRRLISLSTRRPDGRRPVYGDSRIEQEDAHFRDLVLFYEYYHGDSGRGVGASHQTGWSGLVALLIQEVATAAAETQPTGWP, from the coding sequence ATGACCAAGCCCGACGGCGTGCCGCCGCACCTCTTCGAGACCGCCGAGGGACGCCGTCTCGTGGAGGCGCGCTCCGATCCGGCGTGGCGCCGCTGGGGGCCGTATCTCAGCGACCGGCAATGGGGCACGGTGCGGGAGGATTACAGCCCGAAGGGCGACGCCTGGGACTACCTGCCCCACGACCATGCCCGGTCCCGCGCCTACCGATGGGGCGAGGACGGGATCGGCGGCTTCGGCGACCGCCACCTGAACTGGTGCCTGTCCCTGGCGCTGTGGAACGGGCGCGACCCGATCCTGAAGGAGCGGCTGTTCGGCCTGACCAACCAGGAAGGCAACCACGGCGAGGACGTCAAGGAGCTCTACTACTACCTCGACGGGATCCCGACCCACGCCTTCATGCGGATGCTGTACAAGTACCCGCAGGGGGCCTTCCCCTACGGGCGCCTGGTCGAGGAGAACGCGCGGCGCGGCCTCGACGACCCGGAATTCGAGCTCCTCGACACCGGCCTGTTCGAGGAGGGCCGCTACTTCGACGTCGAGATCGCCTACGCCAAGGCCGCGCCCGACGACATCTTGATGCGGGTCACCGCCACCAATCGCGGCCCGGACGCGGCGGACCTGACGCTGCTGCCGCAGCTCTGGGCCCGCAACACGTGGTCGTGGAAGCAGGGCACGCCGAGGCCGGAACTCATGGCCGGGTCGGAGGGCTCGGTCTGGGCGCGCCACCCCGAGATGCCGACCTTCCGGTTCTTCGCCGACGGCGCGGGCGACCTGCTGTTCACCGAGAACGAGACGAACACGCACCGGCTGTTCGGCAGCGGCCCCGCCGAGGGCTTCTACAAGGACGGCATCGACCGGTGCGTCGTGGGCGGCGACCGGGACGCCGTCAACGCCCTGTCGGGCACCAAGTGCGCCGCCCGCTACGACCTGCATCTCGGCCCCGGCGAGACGCGGAGCGTGCGCCTGCGCCTGCGCGCCGAGACCGCGCCGGGCGCGCCCTTCGCGGATTTCGACGCGGTCTTCGCCGCCCGCGAGGCGGAGGCCGACGACTTCTACGGGGCGCTCCAGGCGCCGATCGTCGACCCCGAGATGCGGCTCGTGCAGCGGCAGGCGCTCGCCGGCATGCTCTGGTCGAAGCAGCTCTACCATTACGACGTGCGCGAGTGGCTCGCCGGCGACCCGGCGCAGCCCGCGCCGGCGCCGGAGCGGCGACACGGCCGCAACGCCGACTGGGCGCATCTGCGCGCCAACGACATCATCTCGATGCCGGATGCCTGGGAATATCCCTGGTTCGCCTCCTGGGATCTCGCTCTCCAGGCGATCGTGTTCGGGCTCATCGACCCGGACTTCGCCAAGAACCAGCTCCTGCTCCTGGTCGACGAGGCCTACACCCACCCGAACGCCGCGCTGCCGGCCTACGAGTGGGGCTTCGGGGACGCCAACCCGCCGGTCCACGCGCTGGCCGCCTGGCGGGTGTTCGAGCTGGACCGGGCGCTCACCGGCAGGCCGGACCACGCCTTCCTCAAGCGGATCTTCAACAAGCTCACCCTGAACTTCACGTGGTGGGTGAACCGGAAGGATTCCGACGACCGCAACCTGTTCCAGGGCGGCTTCCTCGGCCTCGACAACATCGGCATCTTCGACCGGTCGAAGCCGGTGGGCGACGGCGCCACGCTGACCCAGTCCGACGCGACCGCCTGGATGGCGACCTACGCGTTGAACCTGATGCGGATCGCCATCGAGCTGGCCCTCGACGACCCGACCTTCGAGGACATGGCGGAGAAGTTCTTCGAGCACTTCCTCCTCATCGCCGGCGCAACCGGCGCGGGCGTGTGGGACGAGCCGGACGGCTTCTTCTACGACGTGATCGAGACCCGCGACGGGCAGCGCCTCCCGATCCGCGCCCGGACCATGGTCGGCCTGATCCCGATCTTCGCGGTGGCGGTGATCAACGAGTGCGACCTCGCGCGGCTGCCGTCCCTGCGCAACCGGATGGTGTTCTTCCTGAAGAACCGCCCGGACCTCGCGACCCTGGTCTCGCGCTGGAACGAGCCCGGCGCGGGCCAGACGGCGCTGCTGTCGCTGCTGCGCGGGCACCGTCTGAAGGCGCTGCTCCACCGCGCCCTGGACCCGAACGAGTTCCTCTCGGATTACGGGCTGCGCGCCGTGTCCCGCGTCTACGCGGACGAGCCGTTCCGCTTCGCCTGGGACGGGCGGGACCTGGGGCTCGCCTACGAGCCGGCCGAGTCGCGCTCGCGCCTGTTCGGCGGCAACTCGAACTGGCGAGGACCGGTCTGGATGCCGGTGAACTACCTGCTCATCGCCGGGCTGAACCGCTTCCACGACTATTACGGCCCGGATTTCCGGGTCGAGGCGCCGACCGGATCGGGCCGGACCTACGCGCTCCGGGAGATCGCCGCCCACCTGTCACGGCGCCTGATCAGCCTCTCGACCCGGCGCCCGGACGGGCGCAGGCCGGTCTACGGCGACAGCCGGATCGAGCAGGAGGATGCGCATTTCCGCGACCTCGTCCTGTTCTACGAGTACTATCACGGGGACAGCGGCCGCGGGGTCGGCGCGTCGCACCAGACCGGGTGGTCCGGGCTCGTGGCCCTGCTGATCCAGGAAGTGGCGACCGCCGCCGCCGAGACGCAGCCCACCGGCTGGCCGTGA
- a CDS encoding MucR family transcriptional regulator: MQMTSPSVELAAKILSAYVTRNSVPAGTLPDLLSEVHRSITALDQPAEPQVRRPTEAQIRASIRPDTLISFEDGKPYKALRRHLTMRGLTPEAYKAKWGLPVDYPLVSAVYSARRSTISRQIGQGQRLRMQQAAE, translated from the coding sequence ATGCAGATGACATCGCCGAGCGTCGAACTCGCCGCAAAGATCCTGAGCGCCTACGTCACGCGCAACAGTGTCCCGGCGGGAACGTTGCCCGACCTGCTCTCCGAGGTACACCGCTCGATCACCGCCCTGGACCAGCCGGCGGAGCCGCAGGTCCGGCGGCCGACCGAGGCGCAGATCCGGGCCTCGATCCGGCCCGACACGCTCATCAGCTTCGAGGACGGCAAGCCCTACAAGGCCCTGCGGCGGCACCTGACGATGCGCGGCCTCACGCCCGAGGCCTACAAGGCCAAGTGGGGCCTGCCCGTCGATTACCCGCTCGTCTCGGCTGTCTACAGCGCCCGCCGCTCGACGATCTCGCGCCAGATCGGCCAGGGTCAGCGCCTGCGGATGCAGCAGGCCGCGGAGTAA
- a CDS encoding NAD(P)/FAD-dependent oxidoreductase translates to MEALVVGAGVVGLAIGRALALRGHAVIVAEAEDAFGTGVSSRSSEVIHAGMYYPGGSERAHHCVDGARRLYNFCASHGVPHRACGKLIVASDDAEAEKIAAIRRQGEANGVPGLELLDGSAARRLEPNLACTVALHSPRTGVVDSHALMLALLGAIEDHGGALALRTPVEDLTRRDGQWQAAFGGAEPGTMAFDAVVNAASFGAPALAARTEGYPAERVPTLRLARGNYFGCTGKPAFSRLIYPAPRIDGGLGIHLTLDLAGRTRFGPDVEWVDGFDYRVDPGRAEAFYGAIRRYWPGLPDGALYPDYAGLRPKLTGPSEAAADFRIDGPAEHGLPGIVHLFGIESPGLTSSLSLAEAVADRLDA, encoded by the coding sequence ATGGAGGCCCTGGTCGTCGGAGCCGGCGTCGTCGGGCTCGCCATCGGGCGAGCGCTCGCGCTGCGCGGGCACGCCGTCATCGTGGCGGAAGCCGAGGACGCCTTCGGCACGGGCGTCTCGTCCCGCAGCTCGGAGGTGATCCACGCCGGCATGTACTACCCGGGCGGGTCCGAGCGCGCGCACCACTGCGTCGACGGCGCCCGGCGGTTATACAACTTTTGCGCGAGTCACGGCGTCCCGCATCGCGCGTGCGGCAAGCTGATCGTCGCCTCCGACGACGCGGAGGCCGAGAAGATCGCGGCGATCCGCCGTCAGGGCGAGGCCAACGGCGTCCCGGGCCTCGAGCTCCTCGACGGGAGCGCGGCCCGGCGGCTGGAGCCGAATCTCGCCTGCACGGTCGCGCTGCACTCGCCGCGCACCGGCGTCGTGGACAGCCACGCGCTGATGCTCGCCCTGCTCGGGGCGATCGAGGATCACGGCGGCGCGCTCGCCCTGCGCACCCCGGTCGAGGACCTGACGCGGCGGGACGGGCAGTGGCAGGCCGCGTTCGGCGGCGCCGAGCCCGGCACGATGGCCTTCGACGCGGTGGTCAACGCCGCGAGCTTCGGCGCGCCGGCCCTGGCCGCCCGCACGGAGGGCTACCCGGCCGAGCGCGTGCCGACGCTGCGCCTCGCCCGCGGCAACTACTTCGGCTGCACCGGCAAGCCGGCCTTCTCGCGGCTGATCTACCCGGCGCCGCGCATCGACGGCGGCCTCGGCATCCACCTGACCCTCGACCTCGCCGGCCGCACGCGCTTCGGGCCCGACGTGGAGTGGGTCGACGGATTCGACTACCGGGTCGATCCCGGGCGCGCCGAGGCCTTCTACGGCGCGATCCGCCGCTACTGGCCCGGCCTGCCCGACGGGGCGCTCTATCCGGACTACGCGGGCCTGCGGCCGAAGCTGACGGGGCCGAGCGAGGCGGCGGCCGATTTCCGGATCGACGGACCGGCCGAGCACGGCCTGCCGGGGATCGTGCACCTGTTCGGCATCGAGAGCCCGGGCCTGACGTCGAGCCTGTCGCTCGCCGAGGCGGTGGCCGACCGGCTGGACGCCTGA
- a CDS encoding LrgB family protein, translated as MGGDFSLWVYLAKTPLLWLTVTLTAYVLADRVAAATGRHPIANPVLITVVLVGAVLAVTGTPYGAYFEGAQFVHFLLGPATVVLAMPLYERRATVLRALAPMLAALAAGSATTLAVVIGLARLLDIPQPILVSLAPKSVTSGVAMGIAEALGGDPTLTAILVILTGIIGAILVTPMMNLLRISDMRARGFAAGLAAHGIGTARAFQVSEVAGTFAGIAMGLNAFLTAILAPLALHLLF; from the coding sequence GTGGGCGGCGACTTCTCGCTCTGGGTCTACCTCGCCAAGACGCCGCTCCTGTGGCTCACGGTGACGCTGACCGCCTACGTCCTGGCGGACCGGGTCGCCGCCGCGACCGGCCGGCACCCCATCGCCAACCCCGTCCTCATCACGGTCGTCCTGGTCGGTGCGGTCCTGGCCGTCACCGGCACGCCCTACGGGGCTTATTTCGAGGGCGCGCAGTTCGTCCACTTCCTGCTCGGGCCCGCCACCGTGGTGCTGGCGATGCCGCTCTACGAGCGGCGGGCGACCGTCCTGCGCGCTCTCGCGCCGATGCTGGCGGCCCTCGCCGCCGGGTCGGCCACCACCCTCGCGGTGGTGATCGGCCTCGCGCGGCTCCTCGACATCCCGCAGCCGATCCTCGTCTCGCTGGCGCCGAAATCCGTGACCTCGGGCGTGGCGATGGGCATCGCGGAGGCGCTCGGCGGCGACCCGACGCTCACGGCCATCCTGGTGATCCTCACCGGCATCATCGGGGCGATCCTCGTGACGCCGATGATGAACCTCCTGCGGATCAGCGACATGCGCGCCCGCGGCTTCGCGGCCGGGCTGGCGGCCCACGGCATCGGGACGGCCCGCGCCTTCCAGGTCAGCGAGGTGGCCGGCACCTTCGCGGGGATCGCCATGGGGCTCAACGCCTTCCTGACGGCGATCCTCGCGCCCCTGGCGCTGCACCTGCTGTTCTGA
- a CDS encoding CidA/LrgA family protein produces the protein MIASLALILLAQLLGEALARGAGVPIPGPVIGMGLMFAFLLLRDNARLGLPRVLPKPLTDGTLETTARGLLMNLSLLFVPAGVGVVGRLDLLRAQGAKLALVLVVSTALSLLVTVLVFRAVAALVERRGTDREP, from the coding sequence ATGATCGCCAGCCTGGCCCTGATCCTGCTCGCGCAGCTGCTGGGCGAAGCCCTCGCGCGCGGCGCGGGCGTTCCGATCCCCGGCCCGGTGATCGGCATGGGCCTGATGTTCGCGTTCCTGCTGCTGCGCGACAACGCCCGCCTCGGCCTGCCGCGCGTGCTGCCGAAGCCGCTCACCGACGGCACGCTCGAGACGACCGCGCGCGGGCTGCTGATGAACCTGTCGCTCCTGTTCGTTCCCGCGGGCGTCGGTGTCGTCGGCCGCCTCGACCTGCTGCGGGCGCAGGGCGCCAAACTGGCCCTGGTTCTGGTCGTCTCGACCGCCCTGTCGCTGCTGGTCACCGTCCTGGTCTTCCGCGCCGTCGCCGCCCTGGTCGAACGGCGCGGGACCGACCGGGAGCCCTGA
- a CDS encoding tellurite resistance TerB family protein: protein MSLIARLRAYAAEALGVGTQEAVDETHLAATALLVHVARVDGILAPAESERLSRLVQGHYADGPDAARALIERAAAMDSEVRDVASLVEMIPHEADRSEREELLTMAWSVAAADGRVDEFEEALVERLGRLLGFDEAAIAAARRSGQQGVAAA, encoded by the coding sequence ATGTCCCTGATCGCACGCCTGCGCGCCTACGCGGCCGAGGCTCTCGGCGTCGGCACGCAGGAGGCCGTGGACGAGACGCATCTTGCGGCCACTGCGCTCCTCGTCCACGTCGCCCGCGTCGACGGCATCCTGGCGCCGGCCGAGAGCGAGCGCCTCTCGCGCCTCGTGCAGGGCCACTACGCCGACGGTCCGGACGCGGCGCGGGCATTGATCGAGCGCGCCGCCGCCATGGATTCGGAGGTGCGCGACGTGGCGAGCCTCGTGGAGATGATCCCGCACGAGGCCGACCGGTCCGAGCGCGAGGAGCTGCTGACCATGGCGTGGTCGGTCGCGGCGGCGGACGGCCGCGTCGACGAGTTCGAGGAGGCCCTGGTCGAGCGCCTCGGCCGCCTGCTCGGCTTCGACGAGGCCGCCATCGCGGCGGCCCGGCGCAGCGGACAGCAGGGCGTCGCGGCCGCCTAG
- a CDS encoding DJ-1/PfpI family protein, translating into MLVYPGLTALDLVGPQTFLAGLAPGTLHLVGAEAGPVTSDTGLALVATHGFTTCPADLDVLFVPGGDGTPAQMGNAALLAFLRDRAARAGWIAGVCTGSLILGAAGLLRGYRATSHWSVRDAVLPLLGARPVAERVVFDRNRVTAAGVSAGLDLGLALAARLRGDAYARTAQLVAEYAPAPPFRAGTPAEAGPATVRAAEAILAPLVTGSEAAART; encoded by the coding sequence ATGCTGGTCTATCCGGGTCTGACCGCGCTCGATCTCGTGGGGCCGCAGACCTTCCTCGCCGGCCTCGCGCCCGGCACCCTCCACCTCGTCGGCGCGGAGGCCGGGCCGGTGACGAGCGACACTGGCCTCGCCCTGGTGGCGACCCACGGCTTCACGACCTGCCCGGCCGATCTCGACGTCCTGTTCGTTCCCGGGGGCGACGGCACGCCCGCCCAGATGGGAAACGCGGCGCTCCTCGCCTTCCTGCGCGACCGCGCCGCCCGGGCCGGCTGGATCGCCGGCGTCTGCACAGGATCGCTGATCCTCGGCGCGGCGGGCCTGCTGCGCGGCTACCGCGCGACCTCGCACTGGAGCGTGCGCGACGCGGTGCTGCCGCTTCTCGGCGCCCGGCCGGTGGCGGAGCGGGTCGTCTTCGACCGCAACCGCGTCACCGCGGCCGGGGTCTCGGCCGGGCTCGATCTCGGGCTGGCGCTCGCCGCGCGGCTGCGCGGGGACGCCTACGCCCGCACCGCGCAGCTCGTCGCCGAGTACGCCCCGGCGCCGCCCTTCCGGGCCGGCACTCCCGCCGAGGCCGGGCCCGCGACCGTGCGGGCGGCCGAGGCGATCCTCGCGCCGCTGGTGACGGGGTCGGAGGCCGCAGCCCGTACGTGA
- a CDS encoding TenA family protein, protein MPFNAELAAGTLPQDRFRHYIVQDAHYLIGFGRALSLAAAKAPDPDTIVQFSRAAQEAIVVERALHGGFFRDYGIGPETFAATPLTPASDHYVCYLMATAYAEPYPVLCAALLPCFWIYKAVGDDIFARAAPDNPYRAWIDTYAGDDFAAAVAAMIDATDRAARDASETERACMHRAFTQATRLEWQFWDSAYRDAAWAL, encoded by the coding sequence ATGCCGTTCAACGCCGAGCTCGCCGCCGGCACGCTGCCGCAGGACCGGTTCCGGCACTACATCGTGCAGGACGCGCACTACCTCATCGGCTTCGGCCGGGCGCTGAGCCTCGCCGCCGCGAAGGCGCCGGATCCGGACACGATCGTGCAGTTCTCTCGCGCCGCGCAGGAGGCGATCGTCGTCGAGCGCGCCCTCCACGGCGGCTTCTTCCGCGACTACGGCATCGGGCCGGAGACCTTCGCGGCCACGCCCCTGACGCCGGCCAGCGACCACTACGTCTGCTATCTCATGGCCACCGCCTACGCCGAGCCCTACCCGGTGCTCTGCGCGGCCCTGCTGCCCTGCTTCTGGATCTACAAGGCGGTCGGCGACGACATCTTCGCCCGCGCGGCGCCCGACAACCCGTACCGCGCCTGGATCGACACCTACGCGGGCGACGATTTCGCCGCGGCGGTCGCCGCCATGATCGACGCCACAGACCGGGCGGCGCGTGACGCGTCGGAGACCGAGCGCGCGTGCATGCACCGCGCCTTCACGCAGGCCACCCGGCTCGAGTGGCAGTTCTGGGACAGCGCCTACCGCGACGCGGCCTGGGCCCTGTGA
- a CDS encoding response regulator — protein MNAIASQIDAAATRLPVLVIDDHPIVLQGCRRVLEDSGVETIAEATTVVGGYRIFHRLRPPVVICDLTFQGSGMAGLGLIRRIRAVAPETRILVFSMHNDPVIVARALEAGALGYVLKDHASAELFEAFAKVRVGDVYLDRRLATEVAMLRADARRAPESQLTPREQQILARLAQGRSYGAIAADLSVSYKTVTNACSQMRQKLGVRTLAELIHVAVTHAQRQG, from the coding sequence ATGAACGCCATCGCCTCCCAGATCGACGCCGCCGCCACGCGCCTGCCGGTTCTCGTCATCGATGATCACCCCATCGTCCTGCAGGGCTGTCGACGCGTGCTGGAGGATTCCGGCGTCGAGACGATCGCGGAGGCGACGACCGTCGTCGGTGGCTACCGGATCTTCCACCGGCTCCGCCCGCCGGTCGTGATCTGCGACCTGACCTTCCAGGGCAGCGGCATGGCCGGGCTCGGCCTGATCCGGCGGATCCGGGCGGTCGCGCCCGAGACGCGCATCCTGGTCTTCAGCATGCACAACGACCCGGTGATCGTCGCCCGCGCCCTCGAGGCGGGGGCCCTGGGCTACGTCCTCAAGGACCACGCCTCGGCCGAACTGTTCGAGGCCTTTGCCAAGGTCCGCGTCGGCGACGTCTACCTCGACCGGCGGCTCGCCACCGAGGTGGCGATGCTGCGCGCCGACGCCCGCCGCGCGCCGGAATCGCAGCTGACCCCCCGCGAGCAGCAGATCCTGGCGCGCCTCGCGCAGGGCCGCTCCTACGGGGCCATCGCGGCCGACCTGTCGGTGAGCTACAAGACCGTGACCAACGCCTGCTCGCAGATGCGCCAGAAGCTCGGCGTGCGCACCCTCGCCGAGCTGATCCACGTCGCCGTCACCCACGCGCAGCGGCAGGGCTAG
- a CDS encoding ATP-binding protein: MDFASAVAMRHRVDTRPNLPPRSETAAAPDSPRLRRWPWSAWSTRARLVAVVLLIDAFAAVISCAVIVLNARSAVRVETRASLATVESLVADTIRLSDTAAPDTLLQTLDLRFKVLRHVRVAVLDADGDQVGRPLPPPRADREAPHWFADLIMPPIERHALPIVVNGQRLGTAQITTQPMDEIDEIWGYARALSLTTLAINAAMLIALYIALGRILAPLRRLGAGLTQLEHHDYTARLEPPGARELAVIAERFNKVAEALGEVRAANGRLNRQLLTAQDDERRRTALELHDEFGPCLFALEANAASIGRIASGAAEPSREKLAARAAEISAIVGQVQTVNRELLNRLRPHGLGQAPLATCLDLLLRGFGQRHPGITFAGRFDGLARGYGDLVDLTVFRCVQESATNAVRHGAATRVDAVAAETGGRIDLTIRDNGTGIPPEHGTGLGLSGMRERVEALDGTFALDNAGPGAIVRITIPVPPDRGDENNAAPSA, from the coding sequence ATGGACTTCGCCAGCGCGGTCGCTATGCGTCACCGGGTGGATACCCGCCCGAACCTGCCCCCGCGTTCCGAGACGGCCGCCGCGCCGGACAGTCCCCGGCTCCGCCGGTGGCCCTGGTCGGCGTGGTCCACCCGCGCGCGGCTCGTCGCGGTGGTCCTGCTCATCGACGCCTTCGCGGCCGTGATCTCCTGCGCGGTCATCGTGTTGAACGCCCGGTCGGCGGTGCGCGTCGAGACCCGCGCGTCGCTCGCCACCGTCGAGTCGCTGGTGGCCGACACGATCCGCCTGTCCGACACGGCCGCGCCCGACACGCTGCTCCAGACCCTCGACCTGCGCTTCAAGGTCCTGCGGCACGTCCGGGTCGCGGTGCTCGACGCGGACGGCGACCAGGTCGGCCGGCCGCTGCCGCCGCCGCGCGCCGACCGCGAGGCGCCGCACTGGTTCGCCGACCTGATCATGCCGCCGATCGAGCGCCACGCCCTGCCGATCGTCGTCAACGGGCAGCGGCTCGGCACGGCGCAGATCACCACGCAGCCGATGGACGAGATCGACGAGATCTGGGGCTACGCCAGGGCGCTGTCGCTGACCACCCTGGCGATCAACGCCGCGATGCTGATCGCCCTCTACATCGCGCTGGGCCGGATCCTCGCGCCGCTGCGGCGGCTGGGCGCCGGCCTGACCCAGCTGGAGCATCACGACTACACCGCCCGCCTGGAGCCGCCCGGCGCCCGGGAACTGGCGGTGATCGCCGAACGGTTCAACAAGGTCGCCGAGGCCCTGGGCGAGGTCCGGGCCGCCAACGGCCGCCTCAACCGCCAGCTCCTGACCGCGCAGGACGACGAGCGCCGCCGGACGGCCCTGGAACTGCACGACGAGTTCGGCCCGTGCCTGTTCGCCCTGGAGGCCAACGCCGCCTCGATCGGCCGCATCGCCTCCGGCGCGGCCGAGCCGAGCCGCGAGAAGCTCGCCGCCCGGGCGGCCGAGATCAGCGCCATCGTCGGGCAGGTCCAGACCGTCAACCGGGAACTCCTGAACCGCCTGCGGCCGCACGGCCTCGGGCAGGCGCCGCTGGCGACCTGTCTCGACCTCCTCCTGCGCGGCTTCGGGCAGCGCCATCCCGGCATCACCTTCGCGGGCCGGTTCGACGGGCTGGCCCGGGGCTACGGCGACCTCGTGGACCTCACGGTGTTCCGCTGCGTGCAGGAGAGCGCCACGAACGCCGTGCGGCACGGCGCCGCGACCCGGGTGGACGCCGTGGCGGCCGAGACCGGCGGCCGGATCGACCTCACCATCCGCGACAACGGCACCGGTATCCCGCCGGAACACGGCACCGGCCTCGGTCTGTCGGGGATGCGCGAGCGCGTTGAGGCCCTGGACGGCACCTTCGCCCTTGACAATGCCGGCCCCGGGGCGATCGTCCGGATCACGATCCCCGTTCCGCCTGACCGGGGCGACGAGAACAACGCCGCGCCGAGCGCATGA